One Flagellimonas sp. CMM7 genomic region harbors:
- a CDS encoding ABC transporter ATP-binding protein, whose protein sequence is MIQIQDLKKSFKTEEVETLALNGVNLKVADGEFVAIMGPSGCGKSTLLNIIGMLDNPTDGSYQFAGHEVGGLRESQRTQLRKGNLGFVFQSFNLIDELTVYENVELPLIYLKMNKSERKENVKRVLERMKIAHREKHFPQQLSGGQQQRVAISRAVVTNPKLILADEPTGNLDSKNGIEVMNLLTELNQEGTTIVMVTHSDRDSHYAHRVINLFDGQIVTESQNKPMGAMV, encoded by the coding sequence ATGATACAAATACAGGATTTAAAAAAGAGTTTCAAAACAGAGGAAGTAGAAACGCTAGCATTAAATGGTGTAAACCTTAAAGTGGCCGACGGGGAATTCGTAGCTATCATGGGACCTTCAGGTTGTGGAAAATCAACTTTGCTAAACATTATTGGTATGCTGGACAATCCTACGGATGGAAGTTACCAATTTGCAGGACATGAAGTTGGAGGGTTACGAGAGAGTCAACGAACGCAATTGCGAAAGGGGAATTTAGGCTTTGTTTTCCAGAGCTTTAACCTTATTGATGAGTTAACTGTTTATGAAAACGTGGAACTCCCTTTGATTTATTTAAAAATGAATAAGTCCGAGCGCAAAGAGAATGTAAAAAGAGTGTTGGAACGCATGAAAATCGCGCATCGCGAAAAACATTTTCCACAACAGCTTTCTGGTGGTCAACAGCAAAGAGTTGCTATATCAAGAGCAGTAGTAACCAATCCAAAATTAATTCTTGCGGATGAGCCTACAGGTAACTTGGATTCCAAAAATGGAATTGAGGTTATGAACCTGCTCACAGAACTTAATCAAGAGGGTACAACCATTGTTATGGTAACACATTCCGATAGAGATTCCCATTATGCACACAGAGTCATCAACTTATTTGATGGGCAAATTGTTACGGAAAGTCAAAACAAACCCATGGGAGCAATGGTGTAA